One genomic window of Glycine soja cultivar W05 chromosome 9, ASM419377v2, whole genome shotgun sequence includes the following:
- the LOC114368132 gene encoding cilia- and flagella-associated protein 251-like encodes MPNHGEPRGPSSSPQSPPTSSSQSSSTFLFLSSFATVKSLLGHSLPSTTSPCLSSLPRSSPASSSPSPLRSAERSGSGGTPKHPYSGSSAGGQLRLRELREEEEEEEGEEDLECEGEQDQEKEHERQEERESEGEEEPEEELEMEPEGEPRPCPGFAIVVAERKERMKPSDKPKE; translated from the coding sequence ATGCCCAATCATGGGGAGCCACGTGGTCCTTCCTCTTCACCTCAATCGCCTCCTACCTCTTCCTCTCAATCCTCCTCcacctttctctttctctcctctTTTGCCACCGTCAAATCCCTCTTGGGCCACTCCCTGCCGTCCACAACCTCTCCATGTCTCTCATCTCTGCCACGATCTTCGCCGGCATCCTCCTCTCCGTCGCCGTTGAGATCCGCAGAACGTAGTGGTTCTGGCGGCACTCCCAAACACCCTTACAGTGGCTCCTCTGCGGGGGGACAGCTGAGGCTGCGGGAGCTTcgggaggaagaggaggaggaggagggggaAGAGGATTTGGAGTGCGAGGGAGAACAGGACCAAGAAAAGGAGCACGAGCGGCAGGAGGAACGGGAGTCGGAGGGGGAAGAGGAACCAGAGGAGGAACTTGAAATGGAACCGGAGGGGGAGCCACGACCTTGCCCAGGTTTCGCCATAGTTGTAGCAGAGAGAAAGGAACGAATGAAACCCTCTGATAAACCTAAGGAGTGA